The nucleotide window TTCGAGTGCTTCGATGAAGCGCTGCACGCGTGCTACCGAGTCGGGATTGGTGGGTATGGGATCAAGgtcgaagaagttggaggTATGGTCGGAAAGGACTTGTTGGAGATAGATATCTCGAGCTTGATAGACGAGACTCGCGACTTGGGAGAAGAGTGGTGTGTGTTCTGGGTAGAGCTGGAGGCAGTGGTTGAGACAGCCGAAGAGTTGGTCGGTTCGAGCTTGGGAAGAGATCATCTGCAGACCTGTTTCTTCGCCAAGATGCGGAGCAGCATATACTCGTATCCTGCTCTTCTGTTAGAATGCTTGTCACTCTGTTTGGGGATAAGTTGTGTGTACTTACTTGTGAAGCTCACGCATGATAAAGCCAGCCAAGATGCCCGTACCAAGCCCCTCCTTCCCGCCGATAGCGTCCAGCGCTGACTCAAGCATTCGCAGGAGAACAGGAAAGTCTGAGCCTCCAGTGACGAGCACAGATGTCATTAgtagcaaaaggctgattAGCACAGAGTGCTGTGTTGATTGATTATTGCATATGAGCTCTTGGCGTTGTCGTAGACCTTGAAGCGTTCGACCCAGAAGTTGATATGGATCGGGAACGTAAGTGTCATATGTGTTGGTTCCGAAAGCAGAGTACTGcttctggttcttcttgCAATTATTATCGAGCTTATTGATGTGGAAGTGAAAGGCTGAGACGGTGAGGACGGCATCCATGACGAGCTCGTCTTGCTGAGCGAGCGGAAGAAGGAGGTGGCGCCAGTCGTTGTGAAAGCCGTCTATGGCTACCATCTCCGTTGATATGCATCGCGAGACTAACAGGTGTAAGTACCTAAAGGAAACAAGGGAAGGCCGGATACTTACAAGTCATGAAAAGATTCCTCTTCCACGCTGGCATGTTCTCTGGAACTCCTTGCATGAAAAGGGTCATGAAGACTTCGCGATCCTCAATTGCCTGAGAATTCGCTAACACGAGGTCATAGATCTCAGGGTCTGATGAGATGAactcaatatcatcatcttgcATTTCGTTATTGTCGTCATCATGAGTATCCGTGCTTCCTGGGTTTGTATCTGCGGCCGAACttgatgccgatgatgttgatgcgtCCTTGTCAGCTGAAGAGACTTTCCATTCATTCCTGTGATGAAATCAGTATCCCAATTGAATACATGGAGATGATATTGCGCATACTCTTCATAAACCCTGTCGATAGTCTTGCCAGCCCACTTCCCTCTCGCGGCAACACCCTTGTTGAACCGATGTCGAATACCCAGGCCACTGCAACTCAGGCCTCTGGAAGTACACTTATTACAACTTGGTTCATTCCTATCACAATGAATACGTCGTTTAGAGCACTCATGACAACCTATCCCCACGTCAAAGCCCGTGCCAAGCAAAAATGAGGTTGTACTGACCCTTCGTCTTTGGTACATATGCACGTTTCTTTGGCGGCATTGCAGCCGTCGGATGGAGCCGAAGTGAGCTAAGCTGATCGACACTCGGCGCGCACGAAACTCGGTATCTTCAGGGGAGATAACAGCTGGTACCTGCGTGGCTGGGGAAGATTAAAGGGAAAATTCCTCTGCCTTTAGAATTTTGCAAGCATCATGTCAAAGAGGACCCGGGAATCTATGGCCGAGGTTGCGGGGAATCTGTTGGAGCTTTGGCTCCGCAAACGCTAGTCAAGGTTGGAGAAGAGGCTAAGCCAGAATAGGATGGTCAAATGAGAGCACTGCTCACCTCCAAAGTATGCTAGACTTACGTGCTTAAAATTCAGCTGCATGGTGTTGGTTGTTAAAATTTCACTGCAATTTTAACACACTCCGGAGCCTCTTAAGACTTGCCTTTGTATGGCAATGTTACTGATACATATATACGATCATGAAAAGTTCCCCTGATTTAGAGTGAAAAATATCTGGAAACCAAAAGTCAGAGATCCCTGTTACGATATCTTTCCATATCAGCCCCCATTACACCATACGAAGATTCCAAAAGCTCTTGCTACTTACAGTCGCGAGACCAATCTTGGTAATCTTGATCAATAGACTAACAAGATATATGATATGTTGAAGTGCTAGAATAATGATTAGAACGCGAAGATGTAGCGTAAGTGCCACTGTTTTCTTGGAATCTCTTGGGATAAATTCATGCTATCTGGGAGGTGGACCTCTTTCACAGAGTGGCCTCGCCCGTTACAAGACAGCATATACGTTATCTAGTAgatttcttcttcaaaaccCAGGGCTGCAATTTGCTTCTTATACTCCTGTTGCTGCCGTATATCCTGTGCTATTTAGTTATGCCCCACATCTATCAATCGAACATCTTACCTCTTCCACTGTGTTTCTCGTAATATATCTTGTAACTCGAACCTCGCTTTCTTGCCCGAGGCGGATGGCTCGAGAAATCGCCTGGCTCTCGACGCTGGGATTCCATTGTAGTTCTGCGATGAAGATTCGATTTGCGCAAGTCAAGTTCAATCTGCGGTGGTATCAGTCTACCGATACAACTAAAAGGGCAAACAACGTACCCAAATGCTCCGGTTCctgttgtcatgatgagaacAGGCGTCTCATCCTCATTCTCAAACTTGAGGAGCGTGGCTTGCCGTTGAGGCAGGGGGATGTTGCCGTCGAGTTGAAGGTATGGAATCTTAGCCTGCTCCAGGTGTCTTGATACTAAATACAGCGTTCGTGTCCAGCAAGAAAAGATTATACTGTTTGTTGTTAGCGGCAACCTGCGATTTGGGATTAGCATACCTTTTTGTGGTCCAAAGATCCTTCTGCACATCCTCAACCAGAGTCCGTATTTTGGTTGAAAAGCCTTGTTCATTGAAGTAGCTCTCGTGATCATCCCTTGAGGAAGTAGCCTTCCGCCGCTTTCTGGGTCTCTCGCCTGCTGCTATAGTTTGTTCGTCCCTAGGCACTGAAGGTTCTTTATACCATCTTATGCAGATGGGGCACCGTCGTTGAGTCTCGGGTAAGCACATACTTGACTCTTCAATGCACTTCGAACACAGAATATGTGAGCATTCATCGTCAAACATCCTCTTCGTCAAGTCACATCCCAGTACTGGCATTGGCTGCTCACACCCCACGCAGGATATTTCTCCATATTGACCAGCAGTCCCAACTATTGCCTCTCGTTCTTCCAGGAGACTTCTCCGGTGCCACGAGAAGAGTTTCTGATATGTCCCGTGGTTGCAGACAATTCGCAACTGAAGCCACATCTGGAACATGCCAAACTGGGAGCTCTTTTTGACTTCACCCATTCGATGCTCCATGTTGCGTAGAATGACAGCCTTTGTTTTGTCATATTGATCGCGCTCTTGTGGACTGAACTCTAAATGTCGGACAAACTGCCGTGTTTtgggcaagttcaagaccTCTCTAGTTCGGCGTAGACACAATGCTTCGAGGAGCATGACTAGGCGATCCCTTACGAGCTCAGGGTCTTCGAATGAGTTGTCGAATGGTGTTTCTATCCACTTCCTAAACTCGGATGCCTTATCGAATGGCTCGGCGCGAATGAAGCGGAACAGTGAGCCAATGTCAGTGAGCTTATTTTGGATGGGTGTCCCGGAAAGACACCACCGAGAGTTGGCGTGGAGATATTCGCATGCTTGGAAGAACTTTGTGGATGGGCGACGTATGATATGAGCTTCAAGCTTCCCGGTTAGATAGGTGTCTTGACAAGCGCTGCAGATGAGTAACTCACCTTCATCAAGGACTATTCGATACCAACCCAACTTATACAACGGTGAAGCCTTCCCTTTTCCTATCAGATATTCAGCAGTAAGCGTATGATATGTTGTTACCACGATATCCGAGTCCTCAATTACAGATAGCTCCTCAAGAGTCTTCGGCCTATTTTCACCATGGTACTTAACCACTCTGAGACCTCTTTGTAGGTGCCTATACAGTGTCAGAAATGTCCTCCGAGTGAGGTCTAGCGACACGTACTTCTTAACCTCATTCATCCACTCATCGACCAATACTGAGTCCTCTCAGTAGCTGAAGCATGACTGACAATGAGGAGAAACTCACAAGCTGCTGAGACTACAACGAGAGTAGAACGAGAGAATTTGAGAGATCTCCTGCTCTTGTGCTCCGCATTTCTCTCCCCCGCCCACTCTTGGCCATTGTCAAGAGTCTTCATGATCAAAGCGAGGATGGAAAGCGACTTTCCCATCCCCATGTCGTCAGCAAGAATACCGCCGCCCCTCTCTTCTGGCCGTATATCCTTACGTCTCTTGGTGATTCTGTGTCGGTATTGGAATTTTCCATTCTCATATTCGATCTCTTCCCAAAGTCTGTACTTTTCGTTGATATGCCCAGACTCTCTCTCGAGCATGAAACCCAGTGCTTCCTTCTGATGTCTATATTGTTATTAGCGCCACAGTCAACTGGTCGTTTAGTTTCGATAGGCCACCTTAAAAGCTGACGCGTCACCTTGTCACCACCTTCAACCATCTCAAGCTCACGGCTGTTCTCAACAGTCTTGTAAACCTCAACCACCATCTTCCGAAGTTGATCTTCCTTGCTCATTTTCTTAGGGACACCATCACTAGGAGCCGGTTGCGTATCTTGGACTTCGCCAGCTCCGGTATCTTGGATGCTAATGTTCAGGAAGTGCGGATTCTCGTAAGAAAAACCATGTCTTCCGTGGCTTGACCTTTGAAGCCACAGCTTTCCATTGGAGAGCCTTTTCCCAATATCCAACGCCTTTGATCGTAGACCATAGATGTTTATGTCGACTTTCACCCTAGCGTCCGCGGGTTTGTTTGCGCGATTTATGACCTCTCTCAGATCGTATCTTAAGGCCAGTGGTTGAATATTGACTGATGTCTCCCCCATTATGAGCAAGAGAGTCTGACCTGCCGCTGAAGGTAGATGACCGAAGTACTTCTCATCACCAGGGAAACAAAGCATGAGTTGCTTCTGGTACTCCTTTGATGTGAAGTATTGATAAGCTGAGACCTCTGCTGCCAGTCTTTCATCTATGGATGACATGTCATCAGGCACTAATTTCACTTCGATGTTGTGAAGCTAAGGCAAATGAGTATTAAGTCTTGATTGAGGAACATCATTGAAGGTGTATGTATTTACCATGCCGTAGTGAACTATGACGTCGTCATCTTCCGGTAATGTTATAGGTGTTGCATTTGACCGACTTGGCACAGAAAGCTCTGGTGTCATAGCTGACCCTTCTCGAGAGCTTTCGGTGGGCAATTGAAGGAATTGGAAGCTTTCGAGTGTAGTAGACATACCCAAGGGGACGTTTTGTTCTTCGTCGGGATGAGATGTCATTTGAATATTGTTCATGTCGAAGTCGATATCAAAATTCATCATTCCAAGTTGTGGATCAACGTCTAGAGCATTGTTTTGAGTATAG belongs to Fusarium oxysporum Fo47 chromosome V, complete sequence and includes:
- a CDS encoding SNF2 family N-terminal domain-containing protein, with protein sequence MSHSLGDWLGVEQDQDLYMGDAPSAQGLAINGSIDETSQAFWCALNGDVTEADNHLQSSFAKTLVDPLFPEHGVSEHHYTQNNALDVDPQLGMMNFDIDFDMNNIQMTSHPDEEQNVPLGMSTTLESFQFLQLPTESSREGSAMTPELSVPSRSNATPITLPEDDDVIVHYGMLHNIEVKLVPDDMSSIDERLAAEVSAYQYFTSKEYQKQLMLCFPGDEKYFGHLPSAAGQTLLLIMGETSVNIQPLALRYDLREVINRANKPADARVKVDINIYGLRSKALDIGKRLSNGKLWLQRSSHGRHGFSYENPHFLNISIQDTGAGEVQDTQPAPSDGVPKKMSKEDQLRKMVVEVYKTVENSRELEMVEGGDKVTRQLLRHQKEALGFMLERESGHINEKYRLWEEIEYENGKFQYRHRITKRRKDIRPEERGGGILADDMGMGKSLSILALIMKTLDNGQEWAGERNAEHKSRRSLKFSRSTLVVVSAALLVDEWMNEVKKHLQRGLRVVKYHGENRPKTLEELSVIEDSDIVVTTYHTLTAEYLIGKGKASPLYKLGWYRIVLDEAHIIRRPSTKFFQACEYLHANSRWCLSGTPIQNKLTDIGSLFRFIRAEPFDKASEFRKWIETPFDNSFEDPELVRDRLVMLLEALCLRRTREVLNLPKTRQFVRHLEFSPQERDQYDKTKAVILRNMEHRMGEVKKSSQFGMFQMWLQLRIVCNHGTYQKLFSWHRRSLLEEREAIVGTAGQYGEISCVGCEQPMPVLGCDLTKRMFDDECSHILCSKCIEESSMCLPETQRRCPICIRWYKEPSVPRDEQTIAAGERPRKRRKATSSRDDHESYFNEQGFSTKIRTLVEDVQKDLWTTKSIIFSCWTRTLYLVSRHLEQAKIPYLQLDGNIPLPQRQATLLKFENEDETPVLIMTTGTGAFGLNLTCANRIFIAELQWNPSVESQAISRAIRLGQESEVRVTRYITRNTVEEDIRQQQEYKKQIAALGFEEEIY